From the genome of Mya arenaria isolate MELC-2E11 chromosome 5, ASM2691426v1:
tctcaaaaggttattaaatgactgtcaattgttaaaattgtgtccTGTCCTTGTGCATGCTGCTGCTGGGCCATGAAAGCAggttaaaacaagagctgttacagtatgtgacgaatgcccctgAATGttacattgacctatgaacaaggtcagtacatgaacagttgatcttgcctttatgtgtcaaatacatatggcaagttattttaagtctaaacataaataaataccacccatacttgacaacctacactgttatgtccttataagcagcactgtgaataaacactaagtgtgaccttgaacttagaggtagggacatgagTCTTGCCTctgacatgtcgtcttggtatgtcggacacatgtggcaagtcattttaaaatctgtccatacaagagaaagttacagcccagacacgacaacctatactctatgtccttttatatgcagcattccattgtgaataaacatctaagtgtgaccttagaggtagggacacgggtcttgcatgcgacacgttgtcttgttatgtggaacacatttggcaagtaattttaaaatctgtccatacaagggaaagttacagcctggacacgagtTAATGAGCCGGACACatggacggtgcgattttaatatgcccaccttcggggcaTAAAAAATTAACAGTGAAagatatcaaattgatattgtcCTTGTCATTTTTAACCACCagaaagcaaaataatgaaatgactGATCATGTAGCTTAATCCCCAAActatataaatacaaaagtgCTTTTTAGATTTGATGTCTGATGTTTGAACTGTAACAACACATACAAAGTACACCGAGATTTCAACATAGTCAGCCAGTATTTTTGTTACAGATTTATTCCTATTTTCATAATGTCTTAAAAATACTACATTGTGACTAAGATAtcctgctaaaaataaaactgttaaagttTCATGAGAATAAAAATGAACTTATGAcatcaagaaaatatttcataagatTTAAAGTAAcacgctcatggtttgtaaaatgcactttttttttaattacaaaataaagtgtggcaaatcataaggagtgttaaaacaataataccaaaagctggaaccttCAGCAAATGcagatatttgctcaaatatcgtctttgaagaccacaattttcattttcataaaaaaaaatggctgtGGTGTTGATGATTGGTTGactgacattatcacgtgatgttatcaatgtatccttaacaggtcaacatattcTCTACTTTTGATAGTGCCGTGTGGGTTAGCGGGACGTTTTctacttttttttcttgactCTACCGGCGTGGGTTTAAACCCCACTAAAACCTAAATACATTCTTATggtataactgtattttttccagcaatttttcagatgcataaccgaaaaaactattttttggccaaaaacatgagcaaggcACTTTAACCtagtgatctagtttttgaccggagtagacccatattcacaaatgttccagacaacatgtagacaagtactttgacaaagtttcataaccattggatacaaaaatgaattatgaCATGGcaaaaatatttcctaagatttgacctagtgacctagttttgtgACCTGAGGTGAcctatattcacaaatgttccAGACAACATGTAGGCAAttattctgataaagtttcataacaatttgataaaagaaatgaatttatgacatggggaaaatatttcctcagatttgacctagtgacctagatttgTGAcctatattcacaaatgttaaagacaacatgtagacaagtaCTTTGACAAAGtttgataattatttgataaaaataaatgatatcatggcaaatatatttgacctagttttgTGACCtcaggtgacccatattcacaaatggtCAAGAAAACATGTAGACAAGTATTCTGACAAAGTTCATgacaattggataaaaacttTTGACTTTATAACATGGAATATAAACTTAGGCAGAATTGCAAACAGGATGGAGACACAACACAGttcaaacaccacaaacagtaGACCAGAtagcatcaaaatagctttttcaataaatgatggCATAACCCCCTTTGATCGTTCAGATGAACATGGGTTCACAGGTATTGGGAGCTTAAACTAGTTGATATGCACTAAACATCAGACTTGgtccaacatttatcaatatttacaaaattaaaacatataagccCCCTGGGAGACAGCACCAATAATGTGGCACTATGGTAAGGAACAATATGATTCCATTTTGTCCTATAGTGAACCatcagcatttttttaaacagtactAGCATTGTATAATCTCTGAAACCAATAAAATGCCGCTAAATTTACCAACTCTCAAGATCTCTTTCAGCTGAATTGTTTTGACAAATAATTGAAGTActaattcaatattttcaagaagatttatttaaataacaaacacaactggaaagttttaatgaaatagtaatgttgtttttaataataagtaatAAGTACTTGTGTACTTTTATCATCGACATAACTGATATAATACAAAAATTTTAAGAGTAATGATTTTAGAACCACTTTTGATAgatgaacattatttttatccTATTAAAATGAATTGCTTATTATGTGTATAGACAGTTGCAAAAAAAAAGCCCAAACTGTAGCACCTTTTTGCTGGTAAtattttatcagtgaaaaaacGTGTATAGACGGTCAACAGTTGTTGAGTCAAGGCTGCAGTCCAATAGCTCATCCCTGGTCGCCATGGCAACACGCTTCATGTTTCCCAGTCGGTCCTCAACCACCTGACATTCTGCGAGGGGTCAAGGTAAACAGGGGCAAGGCTAAGAGGTCAAGGATATCTATCATGAATTTGCTTCAAAATATactgtttaaattatatttattaatattatattaaaatatcctaaatttctgcaaaccatGCAAACAAGAAATactcaaaaaataaacatgatgtaATGTGATCACCATTTGCAatggaagaaaataaaaatgcatcaatGTTGAACAACAACTAAACTGAAAAGCGCTGTTGAACACAGTCACAAACTCTCAATATGTTTACACcttgacaattattaaaggGTGCATTTTGTTTTGGGCAACATGGTTAGGTTACATTGAAAGGTTTTTGAAATTATGGCCATGGTGGAAGTTTATACATAATGCTGCCCCTGCCAACAACACCCAGGCTATGACAAGAATTTCTTCCAAAATCAAATAAGAcgaatacatgtatgaatgaaaGTGCATTCAGGGACTCTAACTGCTGATACTAAGTGCAAATCCTTAAAAAATGGGCGTCTGTTTGAGTGAGAAATTCATGCCCAAAGGAGGGTAAGAGTGGTTATAAGaaccttttaaaattgtttgcaaagtcatttatattcatttcaaggaaCTAACTTCTGTTTCTAATGAAATTGTCAgagcaaaaaataaatctttacatCTGTACAATAGCCTGATTGAACTGGGAATCCGAGTGTTTTAGTTTCAGTTATTTCAGTCCAGTCCTTAAGGCAGCTTTTGTATTGAGaaaattttaagatttattttaagcTGCAAATGATGAACaagcaaatttgttgaattgatatccatCACCTGATTAAGCAAAGTAGATGGCATGGAATGAAGTAATGGTGAAATATTCAATCCAATACATTCTATACTACAGCAGAGTAATGGACTCTTATGAACATTGGATATGAgtttgaaaactgtttgaaataaaagaatactGTATATAGTGTAGTAtttagatttgacctagttacCTAGATTTTGACACCACGTTACCAAGTTTCAAACTAATTAAaaatttcatcaaggaaaacattctgattaagttacATGAAGGTTGGACCAGAAATATTAGCCTCTAGAGTATTCCCAAGGAAATTCTAAGATtggacctactgacctagtttcgactccatgtgacctagtttcaaactaAGCCAAGATTTCATTGAGGCAAATTTGGAATAAGTTTCGAAAAGTTTCAAGCGGATATATTGCCTCTGTTTGTTCtcaagttttctttaaaattgaccTAGCAACCTAGTGTTTGACCCTATGTGGCCCACTTTCAGAGTCTACCAAGATAACATCAAGAggaacattctgaccacagtttgaacaaagtctgaccaatcaataccaataattaatttcataaatattggaccAGATATGCTGCCTCTAGTTTTCCCAAGATccaagatttgaccttgtgacatAGTTTTTTACCCCTTTTAAAATATGGTGAGATTTCATCAAGGAGAACATTCTttccaagtttgaacataaccTGAGCAATCAATATTATACCATAATATggttcaagacaaaaaatctAAGATTTGACATAGTGTTGATAACAAGTTTCAAACTAGTCAttgatttcatcaaggaaaacattctgattaaaattCATCAATATTGGACCAGATATACTGCCTCTAGAATTTCCAATATATTTTCTAAGGCTTTATCAAgtgacatagtttttgaccccatgtgtcCCACTTTTAAAATACCATGAGATTTCATCAAGGGAAACATTCTgtccaagtttgaacataatctgagCAAACAGTAACATGACATTGTTCCAGACAAAAGAATCTAGGATTTGACCTATAGATTTTTAATCACATGTGACCAAGTTTTAAATTAGTCCAAGAGTTAACCAAGGGGAAATATTCCGAGTAATGAAAAGTGGACAAAATCTAATGCATATAGTGTGTTTCAAAggtttttcaaagatttgaccgtatgacctagtttttggcTCCATGAGACCCAATTTTACAAGCAGTTGGAacttgatcaaggggaacattctgacaaagtttaaacataatctaaACAATCCCTACCAAATATGGTTCTGAAGATATgattccaaaaaaataattgacataGTGATCTATTTTGGGACACCATATGACATCGTTTCTAATTAATctaagagttcatcaaggaaaacttTCTGAAACAGTTTTATGACTATCAGGCCAAATATAATATCTCTagtgtgttccaaagatttttctaagatttgacctagtgacctagtttttgacccacaTTTACAGGTGGTAGATTTTATGAATGGGGACATTCTGGCCGATATGGTTccagacagaaaaaaatatgatggaCGAACGGACAGACaatgccaaaacaaaaaaaccctCCCGAACCGTTCAATTCGGTGGAGGATAATAAGTTACTATAGCTTCATAGGAacagacataataataaaataaaaaatatgctatataaattatataaacagGTGATTAAAAACAGTCGACCAATCCTGAGTGATACCAGTTGTAATCTCCTCGAGGGGATCGAACCATGGACCCTCTTCCAAGGTCCAATAGGCTAACcatttgttcatcctcaccAATATAATGCCTACAAAAAATATCTGGGTTTGGGGCAACAGTTTCAAAACTGCTAGTTAGGATATGGAcaaagttttttgtttgttgtagaTTTAAATCCAGTCAAAGTGAGTTTCCTTCAccttttgaattaaataattaacactTCACACAAATGgtcaacaaaaatgaaaaatcacattgttttttatcaagGGTGTAAAAGAAGAACTCAAGGGTTGAGGGGTTTGCCTGATAGGGTGAGGTTGCctcaaaaacagttattttttccTTTGGCCTTACCATAGACTTTCTTGGTCTGTCAAACCTCTACAAGGATACCATGTACGTTGAGTCCAAGCTGTCTCAGGGCAGTGGTAATGTGGCTTACCCCCAACTGGTCGTTTATTACAGCATTAAGGCGCTCTGACAGTAGGTCTCCTGTTGGCTTGCACAAGGACTAAATGGATGAGGAAAATATTAGAAAATCATCTGCATAATGATCACTAAATATCAGTTGTCGAAATTatcacaagcccgcaagccctgcactagTTAAATGCTTTcagggcttgctcaaattctgggttttatacagcTGGGGTTGTTCAAAAACGTAATGCCAAGCAGTAGTAAATGAATTctggcttgttcatccaaaacacttatttcaataacagaaatatgaaattttccaaaacaaattttaaagggTACTGTAGTATGTCATCTTGCCAACTAGTTGTATATCATGACATTCTGGCGCACAAGGCCTAAGAGGgatataaaatttgatgttATAAAAAACTTTAATCTGTTGACATCAGAATGAAAGGGAGTTTATATGGCTCATCCCCAACTGGTCAATTATAACTTCAATCAGCCTCTCGATCAGCAACTCCAAAGTTGGCCTGCGCAGCGACTAATTAAGTAGTTAGAATGatgttgacattgaaataatttgattttagtATGGATTCTCATAAACTACTGGTGTATCACACCAATCAGGGACCCACATAGCAGTTTTCTTGTTGGCTGGCATAGAAACAaggaaattcattttatttcatcattattttactaaaCAATCTTTTCTCTGTATTGAGGGATTACTATCTAAAAAGGCTTATTTTggacaaaacattgaaatgaatGTGTTAATTAGAACAGGATCACAGTTAAGAGGGTGTgtgaaaaatcatttattttaatattcaacatATTCATTTCAGACAAGTGGCTAAAATAtgatcatttttataaacaaggAATTGAGAAATGGTTAAAGATTGCTAGTATGTacttatacaaaaatgaatggtATGATGGACACAGTCACAGATCTacatattttgtgtatgaacATAGTAAGAATCTTTACATTTTTAGTGGTCTACCTTATATTGTGTTAACTACCCACTaactgggccagccactgtatatatatatcttccaattatatgattaaaatcaatagcAGCTGACTTctgatttattgaaatgtattggAAAGCTTGAGAatctgaacaaaatataaagttgACCACTAAAATTATGAATGCTTGTTACCTTTGCAATTGTAACCATACATTTCACAGCCTCTGCATTGTTGTGAACTTTTAACATCTCCAAGCGACTGTCTAAGTACCTGTATTTCATAACAAGATATTAAGGTCAAATGAGTTGATGACACCCAATCCCaaaatttaaaagcattattctatgcatgttttatattgtcCTTACATAGGGAAAGAAGCACAAAGAACACCGCAAGAACACTTAATGctcatctgttgttgttttttggccAGTGGCACAATTTAATAATACGAAATTTTGAGTTATGTGCAATGCTTAACAGTTAGTAAATGAATCTGGCAACATGTTTCACTTGAATATCTTGGAACGTTTTTATCAGTTATGGCCAAGTTTTGAGTTATTGCAGTACAATGACGACACTGCCAGCTAAGACAACAAGGCTATCACATTATCTCAGTTTTGAGTTATTGCAGTACAATGACGACACTGCCAGCTTAGTCAACAAGGCTATCACATTATCTCAGTGTTGAGTTATTGCAGTACAATGATGACACTGCCAGCTAAGACAACAAGGCTATCACATTATCTCAGTTTTGAGTTATTGCAGTACAATGACGACACTGCCAGCTAAGACAACAAGGCTATCACATTATCTCAGTTTTGAGTTATTGCAGTACAATGATGACACTGCCAGCTAAGACAACAAGGCTATCACATTATCTCAGTTTTGAGTTATTGCAGTACAATGATGACACTGCCAGCTAAGACAACAAGGCTATCACATTATCTCAGTTTTGAGTTATTGCAGTACAATGATGACACTGCCAGCTAAGACAACAAGGCTATCACATTATCTCAGTTTTGAGTAATTGCAGTAAAATGATGACACTGCCAGCTAAGACAACAAGGCTATCACATTATCTCAGTTTTGAGTTATTGCAGTACAAGAACGACACTGCCAGCTAAGACAACAAGGCTATCACATTATCTCAGTTTTGAGTTATTGCAGTACAATGATGACACTGCCAGCTAAGACAACAAGGCTATCACATTATCTCAGTTTTGAGTTATTGCAGTACAATAACGACACTGCCAGCTAAGACAACAAGGCTATCACATTATCTCAGTTTTGAGTTATTGCAGTACAATGATGACACTGCCAGCTAAGACAACAAGGCTATCACATTATCTCAGTTTTGAGTTATTGCAGTACAATGATGACACTGCCAGCTAAGACAACAAGGCTATCACATTATCTCAGTTTTGAGTAATTGCAGTAAAATGATGACACTGCCAGCTAAGACAACAAGGCTATCACATTATCTCAGTTTTGAGTTATTGCAGTACAATAACGACACTGCCAGCTAAGACAACAAGGCTATCACATTATCTCAGTTTTGAGTTATTGCAGTACAATGACGACACTGCCAGCTAAGACAACAAGGCTATCACATTATCTCAGTTTTGAGTTATTGCAGACCAATGATGACACTGCCAGCTAAGACAACAAGGCTATCACATTATCTCAGTTTTGAGTTATTGCAGTACAATGACGACACTGCCAGCTAAGACAACAAGGCTATCACATTATCTCAGTTTTCAGTTATTGCAGTACAATGATGACACTGCCAGCTAAGACAACAAGGCTATCACATTATCTCAGTTTTGAGTTATTGCAGTACAATGACGACACTGCCAGCTAAGACAACAAGGCTATCACATTATCTCAGTTTTGAGTTATTGCAGTACAATGACGACACTGCCAGCTAAGACAACAAGGCTATCACATTATCTCAGTTTTGAGTTATTGCAGTACAATGACGACACTGCCAGCTAAGACAACAAGGCTATCACATTATCTCAGTGTTGAGTTATTGCAGTACAATGATGACACTGCCAGCTAAGACAACAAGGCTATCACATTATCTCAGTTTTGAGTTATTGCAGTACAATGATGACACTGCCAGCTAAGACAACAAGGCTATTTCAACAACACAGAACCATACTCttgcgtaacatcgtgccaaaaTCACAGGACCATACTCTTGCGTAATATTGTGCCAACAACACAGGTCCATACTCTTGTataacattgtgccaacaacACAGAACCATACTCTTGTGTAACATTATGCCAACAACACAGGACCATATTCTCCtgtaacattgtgccaacaacACAGGACCATACTCTTgtgtaacatcgtgccaacaacaCATGACCAATCTCTAGTGTAACATCTGCCAACAACACAGGACCATACTCTCGtgtaacattgtgccaacaacACAGGACCATACTCTCGtgtaacattgtgccaacaacACAGGACCATACTCTCAtgtaacattgtgccaacaacACAGGACCATACTCTCGTGTAACATTGTACCAACAACAAAGGACCATACTCTCGTGTAACATCTGCCAACAACACAGGACCATACTCTCGtgtaacattgtgccaacaacACAGGACCATACTCTCGTGTAACATTATGCCAACAACAAAGGACCATACTCTCATGAAACATTGTGCCAACATCACAGAACCATACTCTCCTGTAAGATTGtgccaacaacacaagaccatactctCCTGTAAAATTGTGCCAAAAACACAGGACCATACTCTCCTGTAAGATTGtgccaacaacacaagaccatactctCCCGTAAAATTGTGCCAAAAACACAGGACCATACTCTCCTGTAAGATTGTGCAAACAACACAGGACCATACTCTCATctaacattgtgccaacaacACAGGACCATACTCTCATCTAACATTGTGCAAACAACACAGGACCATACTCTCATctaacattgtgccaacaacACAGGACCATACTCTCGtgtaacattgtgccaacaacACAGGACCATACTCTCCTGTAAGATTGTGCCAACAACAAAGGACCATACTCTCATGTAACATTGTGtgccaacaacacaagaccatactctCATGTAACATTGTGtgccaacaacacaagaccatactctCGTGTAACGTTGTGCCAACAACACAGGACCTTTCTCTTGtgtaacattgtgccaacaacACAGGCCATACTCTCGtgtaacattgtgccaacaacACAGGACCATACTCTCgtgtaacatcgtgccaacaacaCATGACCATACTCTCGtgtaacattgtgccaacaacACAGGACCATACTCTCGTGTAGCATCGTGCCAACAACACATGACCAATCTCTAGTGTAACATCATGCCAACAACACAGGACCATACTCTCGtgtaacattgtgccaacaacACAGGACCATACTCTCATGTAACATTGTGtgccaacaacacaagaccatactctCGTGTTACATTGTGCCAACAACACAGGACCATACTCTCGTGTAACATTGTGCCAACTACACAGGACCATACTCTCgtgtaacatcgtgccaacaacaCATGACCATACTCTCGtgtaacattgtgccaacaacACATGACCATACATCGTGCCAACAACAAAGGACCATACTCTTgtgtaacatcgtgccaacaacaCAGGACCATACTCTGGtgtaacattgtgccaacaacACAGGACCATACTCTGctgtaacatcgtgccaacaacaCATGACCATACTCTCGTGTTACATCGtgccaacaacacaagaccatactctCGTGTAACGTTGTGCCAACAACACTGGACCTTTCTCTTGtgtaacattgtgccaacaacACAGGACCATACTCTCGtgtaacattgtgccaacaacACAGGACCATACTCTCgtgtaacatcgtgccaacaacaCATGACCATACTCTCGTGTAACATTGTGtgccaacaacacaagaccatactctCGTGTAACGTTGTGCCAACAACACAGGACCTTTCTCTTGTGTAACATTGTGTCAACAACACAGGACCATACTCTCGtgtaacattgtgccaacaacACAGGACCATACTCTCgtgtaacatcgtgccaacaacaCATGACCATACTCTCGtgtaacattgtgccaacaacACAGGACCATACTCTCGTGTAGCATCGTGCCAACAACACATGACCAATCTCTAGTGTAACATCATGCCAACAACACAGGACCATACTCTCGtgtaacattgtgccaacaacACAGGACCATACTCTCATGTAACATTGTGtgccaacaacacaagaccatactctCGTGTTACGTTGTGCCAACAACACAGGACCATACTCTCGTGTAACATTGTGCCAACTACACAGGACCATACTCTCgtgtaacatcgtgccaacaacaCATGACCATACTCTCGtgtaacattgtgccaacaacACATGACCATACATCGTGCCAACAACAAAGGACCATACTCTTgtgtaacatcgtgccaacaacaCAGGACCATACTCTGGtgtaacattgtgccaacaacACAGGACCATACTCTGCTGTAACATCGTACCAACAACACATGACCATACTCTCGTGTTACATCGtgccaacaacacaagaccatactctCGTGTAACGTTGTGCCAACAACACTGGACCTTTCTCTTGtgtaacattgtgccaacaacAAAGGCCATACTCTCGtgtaacattgtgccaacaacACAGGACCATACTCTCGTGTAACATGGTGCCAACAACACATGACCATACTCTCGtgtaacattgtgccaacaacACAGGACCCTACTCTCgtgtaacatcgtgccaacaacaCATGACCATACTCTTGTGTAACATTGTGTCAACAACACAGGACCATACTCTCGTGTAACATCTGCCAACAACACAGGACCATACTCTTGtgtaacattgtgccaacaacacaagaccatactctCGTGAAACATTGTGCCAACAACACATGACCATACTCTCGtgtaacattgtgccaacaacAAAGGACCATACTCTCGtgtaacattgtgccaacaacacaagaccatactctCGTGTAACATTATGCCAACAACACATGACCATACTCTCGtgtaacattgtgccaacaacACAGGACCATACTCTCCTGTAAGATTGTGCAAACAACACAGAACCATACTCTCGtgtaacattgtgccaacaacACAGGACCTTTCTCTTGTGTAACATTATGCCAACAACACAGGACCATACTCTCGtgtaacattgtgccaacaacACAGGACCATACTCTCCTGTAAGATTGTGCCAACAACACAGGACCATACTCTCGtgtaacattgtgccaacaacACAGGACCATACTCTCAtgtaacattgtgccaacaacACAGGACCATACTCTCGTGTAACATTATGCCAACAACACAGGACCATACTCTCATAAAACATTGTGCCAACATCACAGAACCATACTCTCCTGTAAGATTGtgccaacaacacaagaccatactctCCTGTAAAATTGTGCCAAAAACACAGGACCATACTCTCCTGTAAGATTGTGCAAACAACACAGGACCATACTCTCAtgtaacattgtgccaacaacACAGGACCATACTCTCGtgtaacattgtgccaacaacACAGGACCATACTCTCCTGTAAGATTGTGCCAACAACAAAGGACCATACTCTCGtgtaacattgtgccaacaacACATGACCATACTCTCgtgtaacatcgtgccaacaacaCATGACCATACATCGTGCCAACAACAAAGGACCATACTCTTgtgtaacatcgtgccaacaacaCAGGACCATACTCTGGtgtaacattgtgccaacaacACAGGACCATACTCTGctgtaacatcgtgccaacaataCATGACCATACTCTCGTGTTACATCGTGCCAACAACACATGACCATACTCTAgtgtaacatcgtgccaacaacaAAGGACCATACTCTTgtgtaacatcgtgccaacaacaCAGGACCATACTCTGgtgtaacatcgtgccaacaacaCATGACCATACTCTGGtgtaacattgtgccaacaacACAGGAACATACTCTGgtgtaacatcgtgccaacaa
Proteins encoded in this window:
- the LOC128235754 gene encoding protein SPO16 homolog → MEFDYLFTVSDSTVPGSVIFPLSCVAFLPIPLANVTCTDPKTNNTTLTQELHDRLDRFLQVHRKCYSLCLAPLHGSPEKHAFALIQKEYLDSRLEMLKVHNNAEAVKCMVTIAKSLCKPTGDLLSERLNAVINDQLGVSHITTALRQLGLNVHECQVVEDRLGNMKRVAMATRDELLDCSLDSTTVDRLYTFFH